Sequence from the Sphingosinicella ginsenosidimutans genome:
GGAACAGGGCGGCGGTCAGCTGGAGCCGGCGATGGACCAGGTCGATCTTGCCGCCGATCTCGTAGCTGCGCGCCGTCTCCGGGGCGACCTCGCAGCTCGCGTCGCAACCGGTCCGAACGCTGTTCGAACTCGGCGTGCGCGAATTGGCGAGCGCGACATAGAGGCTGGCGTTGGCGATCGGATGGAAGACGAGGCCGGCGCGCCAGGAGAAGAGGTTGTCGTTTGAGCGCTGGTCGGCGCCGCGCGCATAGACCGATCCGGTCGCCGGCGTCGAATAGGTGTCGGCGCGAAAGACGTTGCGGACGTTCTCGTAGCGAAGCGCGCCGTTGATCTCGAACATCGGCCCGATCTCGAGCGTGTCGAAGACATAGCCGGCGACATCGCGCGAATGGCCGTATGAGATGCCGGTGAGAATGCGGTTCACCGGGCCGGTCCAGGTCGTGTCGGTGGGATCGCCGATCGCGATCGGCGGCTGCGCGATCACGTTGCCGGCGGCATCGCGAAGGAGCTGCGCGATCTCGATCCGGTAATCCTCCTGCGTGAACGATCCGCCGATCACCAGCGTGTTGTGGATGCCGCCCGCCGTGCCGGCTTCAAGATGAAGATCGGTCTGGTTGTAGAAGAGCTGGTTCAGCTGGTCGCGCTCCAGCCCGCGCGGGCCGCTCGGCGTGTAGAAGCCGGGCGTGGCGCACGGATTGCCGAGCGCGTCGCCGCCGCCGGGGAGGCACCAGCCGGTTCCGTTGACCGCGCTTTGCGGCGCCGACGTGCGGGTCGGCTGGGCCACGCGCTGCCAGCGGGTGAGGTTGCGGATCGTCACCCGGTCGCTGAAGCGATGGTCGAACGTCGCGGTCAGCCGGTCGAGCGCGATCCGCTGGCGATCGAGATTCTCGATCCCGAAATAGCTCGAATCGTCGATCCCGGGCAGCGGCCCGCCGACCGAGGCATAATAAGGCACGCCATAGACCGGGATATTGTTGTCGCGCTGATGGACGTAAGCGAGGGTCAGGCTGGTCGGCGAATCGATGCCGATCGTGATCGCCGGCGCGAAACCCCAGCGGCGATTGCGCTCGACGTCGCGGCCCGGAATGTCGTTGCGGTGAACCATGGCGTTGAGCCGCACCGCGATCAGATCGTTCAGCCGGACGTTCGTGTCGATCGTCGCGCGCCAGTAATCGTCGGTGCCGACGCCGGCGGTGAGGAGGGTTTCGCTGCGCGGCTGCGGCACTTTCGAAACGAGGTTGATCGTGCCGCCGACGCTGCCGCCGCCGCCGAACACGGAATTGGCGCCGTTATACACCTCGATCTGTTGCAGGTTGAACGGATCGGAGCGGCTGTACTGCGCCGAATCGCGCACCCCGTCGACGGTCACGTCATTGTCGGCGGTGTAGCCGCGCAGGTTGATCTTGTCGCCGAAGCCGCCGCCGCCTTCACCGGCGCCGAAGGTGATGCCCGGCAGCGTCGACAGCGCATCGCGAAGGCTGAGCAGGTTCTGCTGGCGGATCGTCTCGGCGTTGAGGACGGTGATCGTCTGCGGCGTGGCGAGCAGGTCCGCGGTCTGCTTCGGCGATTCCAGTCGCTGCGCCTCGCGCGTCCCGGTGACCAGAATCGGCTGGTCGACGACATTGCTTTGCGCGACGTCGCCCTCGGCGGCGCAGGCCGGCGAGGTGAGGAAGCCGACGGCGCCGAGGGCGAGAAAGAGAGGTGCGCCGATCGCCGCGCGGGAAGCCGGATTCGAAACGTCCACGAAAGCCCCTTGCCTATGTTCTGTATCGGGGCACCCGCTGGCGCCCGTACCTGATAGGGCCCCGCTATTGCAATTCATTCTCAATAGTGTCAAGTCAGTTGCGAGCGGTTCGCGAAACGCCAGCGCGGGCCGTCTCCAGATGGACGATTCTCCCCCAATGCTCGTCCATCGCGCCGGCGTGGCAGCAGCCG
This genomic interval carries:
- a CDS encoding TonB-dependent receptor, with the protein product MDVSNPASRAAIGAPLFLALGAVGFLTSPACAAEGDVAQSNVVDQPILVTGTREAQRLESPKQTADLLATPQTITVLNAETIRQQNLLSLRDALSTLPGITFGAGEGGGGFGDKINLRGYTADNDVTVDGVRDSAQYSRSDPFNLQQIEVYNGANSVFGGGGSVGGTINLVSKVPQPRSETLLTAGVGTDDYWRATIDTNVRLNDLIAVRLNAMVHRNDIPGRDVERNRRWGFAPAITIGIDSPTSLTLAYVHQRDNNIPVYGVPYYASVGGPLPGIDDSSYFGIENLDRQRIALDRLTATFDHRFSDRVTIRNLTRWQRVAQPTRTSAPQSAVNGTGWCLPGGGDALGNPCATPGFYTPSGPRGLERDQLNQLFYNQTDLHLEAGTAGGIHNTLVIGGSFTQEDYRIEIAQLLRDAAGNVIAQPPIAIGDPTDTTWTGPVNRILTGISYGHSRDVAGYVFDTLEIGPMFEINGALRYENVRNVFRADTYSTPATGSVYARGADQRSNDNLFSWRAGLVFHPIANASLYVALANSRTPSSNSVRTGCDASCEVAPETARSYEIGGKIDLVHRRLQLTAALFRNERTNFRIASNDPVQPTIQVLDGRARVDGIALGITGNITRNWSIFANYTYLDSEVLQSVSDLCLSQPGVTNAAGTCAGVNSPALPDPARGDQLVQTPRHSGSLFTTYRLPFGLQVGYGFTYQGSFALNQSLLATPVQFRSHDYWVHRLFFAWEIRHGLSAQVNIQNLFNARYFTAIRSNVSATGISGGWAAPGESRSAVFSLNYSF